From Streptomyces cyaneogriseus subsp. noncyanogenus, the proteins below share one genomic window:
- a CDS encoding D-sedoheptulose-7-phosphate isomerase — protein MTVHPPIVGHCDELQDALTGFRASAHITEGWGARLAAVLSGGGRLLAAGNGGSAAQAQHLTAEIVGRYRDDRPPFSAIALHADTSSTTAIANDYGVDEVFARQVRAHGRPGDVLMLLSTSGASANLLSAADAARAAGVRVWALTGPAPNPLMAGSDESLCVEAPTTATVQEIHLVAVHMVCAAFDAALERAAAARTVRGGHGGETRGGPGGEAQDGYGGDRTHG, from the coding sequence ATGACCGTGCACCCGCCGATCGTCGGGCACTGTGACGAACTCCAGGACGCGCTGACCGGCTTCCGGGCCTCGGCGCACATCACCGAAGGCTGGGGCGCGCGGCTGGCCGCCGTCCTGTCCGGCGGCGGACGGCTGCTGGCCGCCGGCAACGGCGGCAGCGCCGCCCAGGCCCAGCACCTGACCGCCGAGATCGTCGGCCGCTACCGCGACGACCGGCCGCCGTTCTCCGCGATCGCCCTGCACGCCGACACCTCCTCCACCACCGCCATCGCCAACGACTACGGCGTCGACGAGGTGTTCGCCCGCCAGGTCCGCGCCCACGGCCGCCCCGGCGACGTCCTGATGCTGCTGTCCACCTCCGGCGCCAGCGCCAACCTGCTCTCCGCCGCCGACGCCGCGCGCGCGGCCGGCGTCCGGGTGTGGGCGCTGACCGGACCGGCCCCCAACCCGCTGATGGCCGGCAGCGACGAGTCCCTGTGCGTGGAGGCGCCCACCACCGCCACCGTCCAGGAGATCCATCTGGTGGCGGTGCACATGGTCTGCGCGGCCTTCGACGCGGCGCTGGAACGCGCCGCCGCCGCCCGCACCGTACGGGGAGGTCACGGAGGTGAGACGCGGGGCGGCCCCGGGGGCGAGGCGCAGGACGGCTACGGAGGTGACCGGACGCATGGCTGA